Proteins from a genomic interval of Chitinivorax tropicus:
- a CDS encoding hemerythrin domain-containing protein has product MAEAHNTLLGDIPSWDEPIAMLEACHGRVRAFCDTLQRLAKYLPEHGADIQAQQAAKNILRYFDVAAPKHHADEELDLFPALLTKLGPRDDVEANRLREVIGSLLQEHTVLHGLWQQLRPALLHIAAGEQVELPAVKLFANTYCTHADREEQLVFNFATDTLDAATLSQLSQSMTARRHDTR; this is encoded by the coding sequence ATGGCAGAAGCACACAACACCTTATTAGGGGACATCCCCTCATGGGATGAACCAATCGCCATGTTGGAAGCATGCCACGGCAGAGTAAGAGCATTTTGCGATACATTACAGCGCCTGGCCAAATACCTGCCAGAGCATGGCGCGGATATACAAGCACAGCAGGCGGCAAAGAACATCCTGCGCTACTTTGACGTGGCTGCCCCAAAGCACCACGCTGATGAAGAGCTCGATTTGTTTCCCGCCTTACTGACAAAGCTTGGGCCCCGCGACGATGTCGAAGCCAACCGACTTCGAGAAGTGATTGGCAGTCTATTGCAAGAGCACACCGTATTGCATGGGCTATGGCAACAACTGCGCCCAGCACTCCTGCATATCGCAGCGGGGGAGCAGGTAGAATTGCCAGCGGTCAAACTCTTTGCAAACACCTATTGCACCCATGCGGACAGGGAAGAGCAACTGGTCTTCAACTTCGCGACGGATACCCTGGATGCAGCAACCCTGAGCCAACTATCCCAATCGATGACCGCCCGCCGTCATGACACCCGCTGA
- a CDS encoding response regulator, with protein MSKPIRILLVDDHTLFRSGIKALLSRQPEFDIVGEASDGVEGVKRAVTLKPDVVLLDLNMPGLSGIEAVQLILQDAPETAVVMLTVSEDADDLAQALQAGARGYLLKNIDADYLKQAIQRAAAGEAVMAESMTGKLMQRFRSLSSQPAPPPEKEKLTPREREILLFLARGDSNKEIARELNVAESTVKIHVQNILKKLNLSSRVQAAVYAVEHGMGTRGGEH; from the coding sequence ATGAGCAAACCGATCCGTATTCTGCTGGTGGATGACCACACCCTGTTCCGCAGTGGCATCAAGGCCTTGTTATCACGCCAGCCAGAGTTCGATATTGTGGGCGAAGCATCCGATGGCGTAGAGGGTGTCAAACGCGCGGTCACATTGAAACCTGACGTGGTGCTGCTTGACCTCAATATGCCAGGGCTGTCCGGCATCGAAGCCGTACAGCTGATTTTGCAGGACGCCCCAGAAACGGCAGTGGTCATGCTGACAGTCTCAGAAGATGCCGATGACTTGGCCCAAGCCCTGCAGGCCGGTGCACGTGGTTACCTGCTGAAAAACATCGATGCTGATTACCTGAAACAGGCTATCCAGCGCGCAGCCGCAGGAGAGGCGGTCATGGCGGAATCCATGACCGGTAAACTGATGCAGCGCTTCCGTTCACTATCCAGCCAGCCAGCCCCACCACCAGAGAAAGAAAAGCTGACCCCGCGCGAGCGGGAGATTCTCCTGTTCCTGGCACGGGGGGACAGCAACAAGGAAATTGCGCGGGAATTGAATGTCGCAGAAAGCACCGTCAAAATCCACGTTCAGAACATACTGAAGAAACTCAATCTCAGCAGCCGGGTACAAGCAGCCGTCTACGCCGTGGAACACGGAATGGGAACGCGAGGCGGAGAGCATTGA
- the trhA gene encoding PAQR family membrane homeostasis protein TrhA — protein MYYGERLNSITHLIGAVFSVAGMSILLTLAAQQGDVWKLVSFSVYGSMLVLLYSFSTLYHALQGRAKAIFQKLDHTAIYLLIAGTYTPFTLITLRGAWGWTLFGINWGLALIGIIQELWLGKRTRALSLTIYFIMGWLVLVAIKPLTAALPTGGLVWLTLGGLLYTVGIIFYALDDRMRHAHGIWHLFVLGGSLCQYLCILFYLA, from the coding sequence ATGTATTACGGAGAACGGCTGAATAGCATCACACATTTGATCGGCGCCGTATTCAGTGTGGCGGGCATGTCAATCCTGCTGACACTGGCGGCTCAACAAGGCGATGTCTGGAAACTGGTCAGTTTCAGCGTGTATGGCAGCATGCTGGTTCTGCTGTACAGCTTTTCCACCCTCTACCACGCCCTGCAAGGGCGGGCCAAGGCCATATTCCAAAAGCTCGACCATACCGCGATCTATCTACTGATTGCCGGCACCTATACCCCCTTTACCTTGATCACCCTGCGTGGCGCGTGGGGCTGGACATTGTTCGGCATCAACTGGGGCTTGGCGCTGATCGGGATCATCCAAGAGCTATGGCTGGGCAAGCGTACCCGGGCGTTGTCATTGACGATCTACTTCATCATGGGCTGGCTGGTGCTGGTCGCCATCAAGCCGCTGACAGCCGCCCTGCCAACCGGTGGGCTGGTCTGGCTCACACTCGGCGGGCTGCTCTACACCGTGGGGATCATCTTCTACGCCCTGGATGACCGTATGCGACACGCACATGGCATCTGGCATCTCTTTGTGCTGGGTGGCAGCCTGTGTCAGTATCTCTGCATTCTTTTCTATCTTGCGTGA